The nucleotide sequence ATCGCACGTCGCCCAGTCCGGGCAGTTTGGGCGAATGATATTCCAATGGATTGGCCATGATGCCCACCTGATCCAGCTTATCCTTATACACTTTCACATCTTTCAGGTGAATGTGGTGCAGCCGCTCCCGGAACTGGTAGATAGGCTTGATCTCATCCATCATTTGCCAGATCATATGCGAGGGGTCGTAGTTCAATCCGAACGCCCGGCTAGGGATAATCTCAAACATCCGGTTCCAGACCGCTGGGCTGATCGCCAGATTTTTACCGCCCGGCCATTCGTCGTTCGTAAAGAACATGGGGCAATTCTCAATGGCCAGCTTGATGTTATTATCCTCGGCTACCTTCACGATGCCCGGCCATACCTCGGCAAAGGTCTTGAGATTGTCAGTAATGTTTTTGGCCGGGTCACGGCCTACAAAGGTTGTTACTGTGGGTACCCCAAGCTTGGCCGCTCCCCGGATCACTTCTTTGATATGCTCCACAAAATAACTCGCTTTTTTCGGTTCCGGATCAAGCGGATTGGGATAGTACCCCAGCGCCGAAATGCCCACATTGGCCGTGCGCAGCGTGTGCCGAATGTCCTTTACTTTTGAACCGTCGAGTTTCATTACGTCGATGTGCGATACTCCCGCGTAGCGCCGGGCGTCTGCATTATCCTTGGGCCAGCACATGACCTCCACACAACCGAAACCATGCTGAGCCGCGAAATCGACCATATGCTCGAAACTGAAATCGGCGAGTATAGCGCTGTTGAAACCTAGTTGAAACATGCCGTTGAGAAGATTAGGTTGAAAAACCGTCCATTTTTTACAAGGGATCATCAGACCCCGCAACCGCTCATCCAAATCGGATATTGAAAAATCCTCGCAGGTTTAGTAATATTGACATACCAAAACAACGCTGGAGCAGGGAAAGACGGGGTAAATATACTCCCCTTCCTTTTGGAAGCAAAAGCGAACCGACTGGTTATTTACTTACCATTACGCCTAAACCACTACTAAAATGCCTGAATCTGAAAAGAGTTTGGGAGATAAACTGCTGGGCTTTTTTATTAAGGATCCAGAAGGCAAATCCCCTACCCCTACCCCTTCCGAGCCAATTGCTCCGGCAGTCCCTCCGGCACAGACCCCGAATGTCGTCAATGCGGCGGGTACCGCCGAGGTAGACCGCAAGTTTGTGGAACATTTTGTCGAGCTACTCGAAAAAGCCAACCTACCTGGCCCCGACTACTTTGAATTCAAACAAGCCCTGAAAAGCATGGAAGGATTGGGGTTGAGCGAAGAAAAACAGTACCAGGCCTCCTGGGCTAGCTTCAAGGCCATGGCTCAGGGTGTTCGGGATACTTCGATCCTGTCCACTTCCGCCAACCAGTATGTGGGTGTGCTGGATCGTGACCGGACCAGCTTTCTGAAAGATGTGGAAAAAGCGATCAGCGACCGCGTAGGCAGCCTCAATCAGGAGCTCAACAAGTTGCAGGAGGACAATAAAACCTATGCCCGGCAGATCGTGGAGTTGCAGGAAAAAATCAACGCCAACAACGGACGGCTGGAGAAGATCAATGGCGATATTCAGGAACAAAGCGCGAAAATCAACGCCAATCGCGATAGTTACGACATCACCTACCATAGCATGGTGGAGCAGATCAATTCTGATTTGGCAAAGATTAAGAAATATTTGAACTAGATTTTATGAGTGTATGAGTTGAAAGGTTTACGAGTCAGAAAAAGACTTTTATACCCTAGCACTTGGACTCCTACACTCCCAATCCGCAAGAGC is from Salmonirosea aquatica and encodes:
- a CDS encoding sugar phosphate isomerase/epimerase family protein: MFQLGFNSAILADFSFEHMVDFAAQHGFGCVEVMCWPKDNADARRYAGVSHIDVMKLDGSKVKDIRHTLRTANVGISALGYYPNPLDPEPKKASYFVEHIKEVIRGAAKLGVPTVTTFVGRDPAKNITDNLKTFAEVWPGIVKVAEDNNIKLAIENCPMFFTNDEWPGGKNLAISPAVWNRMFEIIPSRAFGLNYDPSHMIWQMMDEIKPIYQFRERLHHIHLKDVKVYKDKLDQVGIMANPLEYHSPKLPGLGDVRWRDFFAALTDVRYRGPVVIEVEDKAYETNITDVKSAILTSRNYVSQFLG